GATCTGCATCCAGGCCAGCAGGTTCAGGCGATCGAGTACGACGGCCGCATCGAGTTCGTTCCGGTGCGCCCGATCTCGAGCATGCGCGGGTTCCTTGCCGGCATTGACTCGACGGTCGAGCGTGACGAGGACCGCGTATGAACGTCGTTGACTCTTCCGGGTGGCTCGAGTTCTTCGGCGACGGCCGCAATGCGGAGTTCTTTGCCACGCCGCTCTCGGACGCGCCCTCGCTGATCGTGCCCGTGATCACTGTCTACGAGGTCTTCAAGCGCGCGCTCCTCGACCGAGGCGAGGGTGCGGCACTCGAAGCGGTTGCCCTCATGCAGCAGGGTGAAGTCGTCGAGCTCTCGAGCGCCGCGGCCATCTCGGCGGCGCGGCTTAGCGTCGAGGCCTCACTTCCTATGGCTGATGCCATCATCCTGTCCACGGCGCGCGCCAGGGGCGCGATGTTCTGGACGCAGGATGCTCACTTCGAGGGTATGGCGGACGTGAAGTACGTCTCGGCGCGGTCTGACTAACCAAGGCATCGAGCGGACGGCGTCAGGTAGTATCAACCTGAGCGGTCTTGACCGCTGCTCATGCCTCACACGTTAGCCGCACTCATGGGACTTGTAGGAGGACGCGATGGGCCGGCTGGTCTACTCGATGATGCAGTCACTTGATGGCTACGTCTCGGACACCACCGGCAAGTTCGATTGGGCGGAACCTGACGAAGCCGTTCATCGGTTCGCGAATGAGCTGCAGCGCACCATCGGCACCAACCTGCTCGGCAGACGCATGCATGAGATGATGTCTGCTTGGGAGACGCTCGGTACGCGCGACGACGAGCCTGACTACATCCGTGAGTTCGGTGAGTTGTGGCGCGCATCTGACAAGATCGTTTACTCCTCCAGCCTCGACTCTGTCGACACCGCTCGGACGCGGATCGAGCGCAAGTTCGAGCCCCATGTCGTTCAACGCATGAAGGACGAACTGGCTGACGACATCTCGGTCAGCGGACCGACCTTGGCGGCTACGGCGATTGCGGCTGGTCTCGTCGACGAGTACCAGTTGTTCGTCGTGCCTGTCGTCGTGGGCGGGGGCCAGCGCTGTATGCCGGATGGAGTTCGCCTCGATCTGCGGCTCGTTGACCAGCGTCGGTTCGACAATGGCACGCTGTACGTGAGCTACCAGCTGGTCAGATGACTGATGTCCGACGCTCTTGTCAGAGGCGGCTAACAAGCGCTTCCGGCCGACTTCGTCAGCCCTCGGCTACCATGTCCTTCATCGGGCGCGGCTGACGCGCCACACGCTAGGCCCAACAAGGGGAGGGCATGTGCTCGAAGGTGTGAGCGCACCGAATTCGTCTACCGCGCTTGAGCCGCTGATTGCGGAAGGACGCATCCCTTTGCGGCGCGTGTGGGGCATGCTGGCGTTGCGCTCAGCGCTCTCGTTCGGGCTGCTCCTCGGCCTTGCGACCGCCTTCGCGCTGACCGGCCGCCCAGATGCCGTCGCATCCTCGGCGGCATGGTGGCTCTGGTTCGTGACCGCCGCGAACGTCGCCTGCATCGCACTCATGGTGCGGTTCGGTCGCCTTGAGGGCTTGCGGCTCCGCGACATCTACTTCGCCAGCCGGTCGACTTGGAAGGGCGATCTGCTATGGGCGCTCATCTTCTCGGTCGGCACAACCGTGTTCGCCATGTTGCCCGGCACGTATCTCGCCGGCGCACTGTGGGGGGACGCCGCCTACCCCAACGGGCTGCTCTTTCAGGCTCTTCCGCTATTGGCAGTCTACCCGCTCTTCCTGCTGATGCCAGCCACACAGGCGCTCGCGGAGCTGCCTACGTACTGGGGCTACGTCGCCCCGCGGCTCCGTGCTTCGGGTATGGGCCGGTGCATGGTGATTGGCATCGTCGGGGCGACGTTGTCGGCGCAGCACATGTTCTTCGCGTTCAGGCTCGACTGGCGCTACGACCTCTGGCTGGCGGTCAAGTTCCTGCCCTTTGCGCTCTGGACGGGTTTCATCGTCGACCGCCGCCCCACCGCTCTGCCGTATCTGATGGGCCTGCACTTCCTGCTCGATGCGAGTCTGCCACTCCTCC
This genomic stretch from Coriobacteriia bacterium harbors:
- a CDS encoding AbrB/MazE/SpoVT family DNA-binding domain-containing protein, coding for MTTVTISPKFQVVIPKAIRERLDLHPGQQVQAIEYDGRIEFVPVRPISSMRGFLAGIDSTVERDEDRV
- a CDS encoding type II toxin-antitoxin system VapC family toxin — translated: MNVVDSSGWLEFFGDGRNAEFFATPLSDAPSLIVPVITVYEVFKRALLDRGEGAALEAVALMQQGEVVELSSAAAISAARLSVEASLPMADAIILSTARARGAMFWTQDAHFEGMADVKYVSARSD
- a CDS encoding dihydrofolate reductase family protein — protein: MGRLVYSMMQSLDGYVSDTTGKFDWAEPDEAVHRFANELQRTIGTNLLGRRMHEMMSAWETLGTRDDEPDYIREFGELWRASDKIVYSSSLDSVDTARTRIERKFEPHVVQRMKDELADDISVSGPTLAATAIAAGLVDEYQLFVVPVVVGGGQRCMPDGVRLDLRLVDQRRFDNGTLYVSYQLVR